In a genomic window of Gadus macrocephalus chromosome 9, ASM3116895v1:
- the LOC132464784 gene encoding uncharacterized protein LOC132464784 isoform X1: protein MYRGEIFADPMFLQKDLQSAKFLAMDVTCRYVAYMNKVSEALTHLKPLQEMRHCLSVMHAKAHNTKCEILWSARNQEGVGTTLGEEVEQVNSYLSRCALITKYMAKSVRIDMLTVHAIGWNQRKEDGLHIALSSRFKKTVEKTWEVSENLKKLQDQMHCCDGMLKQWVADVKQWASSGSAAASVDAVRGLQISIESLFVSIRHKKQFLYIHNDRNKRRQKITQKIAQEKKRLLEEIVWYNQKPDVDLVDTSSVVQNLSSKADERMIWPWQEQNKDGVDILTKKKLFDLHMLASRLAEEKEILVKEMMQHCQYLKEACTKVQSLMVTISGSIQTGSYPNGFTEKGSKGLICVLQRRLKDLKLKQRTVAGTYRGILEPGVRLVEEEDGELEEDMDSQSDDSSEDEDDGEEV from the exons ATGTATCGAGGAGAAATCTTTGCGGATCCAATGTTTCTCCAAAAAGATCTCCAGAGCGCAAAGTTTTTGGCAATGGACGTGACCTGCCGATACGTGGCTTACATGAATAAGGTGTCAGAGGCACTGACTCATCTCAAACCTCTTCAGGAAATGAGGCATTGCCTGTCTGTGATGCACGCCAAAGCCCACAATACCAAATGCGAG ATTCTTTGGAGTGCAAGAAACCAGGAGGGTGTCGGCACCACTCTTGGTGAAGAAGTTGAGCAGGTCAACAGCTATCTCTCAAGATGTGCCCTGATCACCAAGTATATGGCCAAGTCAG TAAGAATTGACATGCTTACTGTACATGCCATAGGGTGGAATCAGCGCAAAGAGGATGGCCTTCACATTGCCTTGTCTTCCAGATTTAAAAAG ACAGTGGAAAAGACCTGGGAAGTTTCTGAGAACCTGAAGAAGCTGCAGGACCAGATGCATTGCTGTGATGGCATGCTAAAACAGTGGGTTGCTGATGTCAAGCAGTGGGCCAGTAGCG GAAGTGCAGCTGCTAGTGTTGATGCTGTTCGGGGTCTGCAGATCTCGATCGAATCGCTCTTCGTGAGCATACGGCACAAGAAGCAATTCCTCTACATACATAATG ATCGCAACAAAAGGCGTCAGAAAATAACCCAAAAGATAGCCCAGGAGAAGAAACGGTTGCTAGAGGAGATCGTTTGGTACAACCAAAAGCCTGATGTGGACCTGGTGGATACCAGCTCTGTTGTGCAGAACCTCTCCAGCAAGGCTGATGAGCGCATGATCTGGCCATGGCAGGAGCAGAACAAAG ACGGTGTTGACATCCTGACCAAGAAGAAGCTATTTGACCTGCATATGCTTGCTTCAAGACTGGCAGAGGAAAAGGAGATCCTGGTGAAAGAGATGATGCAACACTGTCAGTACCTCAAGGAGGCATGCACCAAAGTCCAGTCTCTGATGGTCACCATTTCAGGGAGCATACAGACAGGAA GCTATCCAAATGGCTTCACAGAAAAGGGGTCCAAAGGCCTCATCTGTGTTCTTCAGAGAAGGTTGAAAGACCTAAAGCTTAAACAGAGGACTGTTGCAGGCACCTACAGAGGCATTCTCGAACCAGGTGTCAGactggtggaagaggaggacggggaACTGGAGGAAGACATGGATTCGCAGAGTGATGACAGCtcggaggatgaggatgatggagaggaggtGTAG
- the LOC132464784 gene encoding uncharacterized protein LOC132464784 isoform X3 yields the protein MYRGEIFADPMFLQKDLQSAKFLAMDVTCRYVAYMNKVSEALTHLKPLQEMRHCLSVMHAKAHNTKCEILWSARNQEGVGTTLGEEVEQVNSYLSRCALITKYMAKSVRIDMLTVHAIGWNQRKEDGLHIALSSRFKKTVEKTWEVSENLKKLQDQMHCCDGMLKQWVADVKQWASSGSAAASVDAVRGLQISIESLFVSIRHKKQFLYIHNDRNKRRQKITQKIAQEKKRLLEEIVWYNQKPDVDLVDTSSVVQNLSSKADERMIWPWQEQNKDGVDILTKKKLFDLHMLASRLAEEKEILVKEMMQHCYPNGFTEKGSKGLICVLQRRLKDLKLKQRTVAGTYRGILEPGVRLVEEEDGELEEDMDSQSDDSSEDEDDGEEV from the exons ATGTATCGAGGAGAAATCTTTGCGGATCCAATGTTTCTCCAAAAAGATCTCCAGAGCGCAAAGTTTTTGGCAATGGACGTGACCTGCCGATACGTGGCTTACATGAATAAGGTGTCAGAGGCACTGACTCATCTCAAACCTCTTCAGGAAATGAGGCATTGCCTGTCTGTGATGCACGCCAAAGCCCACAATACCAAATGCGAG ATTCTTTGGAGTGCAAGAAACCAGGAGGGTGTCGGCACCACTCTTGGTGAAGAAGTTGAGCAGGTCAACAGCTATCTCTCAAGATGTGCCCTGATCACCAAGTATATGGCCAAGTCAG TAAGAATTGACATGCTTACTGTACATGCCATAGGGTGGAATCAGCGCAAAGAGGATGGCCTTCACATTGCCTTGTCTTCCAGATTTAAAAAG ACAGTGGAAAAGACCTGGGAAGTTTCTGAGAACCTGAAGAAGCTGCAGGACCAGATGCATTGCTGTGATGGCATGCTAAAACAGTGGGTTGCTGATGTCAAGCAGTGGGCCAGTAGCG GAAGTGCAGCTGCTAGTGTTGATGCTGTTCGGGGTCTGCAGATCTCGATCGAATCGCTCTTCGTGAGCATACGGCACAAGAAGCAATTCCTCTACATACATAATG ATCGCAACAAAAGGCGTCAGAAAATAACCCAAAAGATAGCCCAGGAGAAGAAACGGTTGCTAGAGGAGATCGTTTGGTACAACCAAAAGCCTGATGTGGACCTGGTGGATACCAGCTCTGTTGTGCAGAACCTCTCCAGCAAGGCTGATGAGCGCATGATCTGGCCATGGCAGGAGCAGAACAAAG ACGGTGTTGACATCCTGACCAAGAAGAAGCTATTTGACCTGCATATGCTTGCTTCAAGACTGGCAGAGGAAAAGGAGATCCTGGTGAAAGAGATGATGCAACACT GCTATCCAAATGGCTTCACAGAAAAGGGGTCCAAAGGCCTCATCTGTGTTCTTCAGAGAAGGTTGAAAGACCTAAAGCTTAAACAGAGGACTGTTGCAGGCACCTACAGAGGCATTCTCGAACCAGGTGTCAGactggtggaagaggaggacggggaACTGGAGGAAGACATGGATTCGCAGAGTGATGACAGCtcggaggatgaggatgatggagaggaggtGTAG
- the LOC132464784 gene encoding uncharacterized protein LOC132464784 isoform X4, whose protein sequence is MYRGEIFADPMFLQKDLQSAKFLAMDVTCRYVAYMNKVSEALTHLKPLQEMRHCLSVMHAKAHNTKCEILWSARNQEGVGTTLGEEVEQVNSYLSRCALITKYMAKSVRIDMLTVHAIGWNQRKEDGLHIALSSRFKKTVEKTWEVSENLKKLQDQMHCCDGMLKQWVADVKQWASSDRNKRRQKITQKIAQEKKRLLEEIVWYNQKPDVDLVDTSSVVQNLSSKADERMIWPWQEQNKDGVDILTKKKLFDLHMLASRLAEEKEILVKEMMQHCQYLKEACTKVQSLMVTISGSIQTGSYPNGFTEKGSKGLICVLQRRLKDLKLKQRTVAGTYRGILEPGVRLVEEEDGELEEDMDSQSDDSSEDEDDGEEV, encoded by the exons ATGTATCGAGGAGAAATCTTTGCGGATCCAATGTTTCTCCAAAAAGATCTCCAGAGCGCAAAGTTTTTGGCAATGGACGTGACCTGCCGATACGTGGCTTACATGAATAAGGTGTCAGAGGCACTGACTCATCTCAAACCTCTTCAGGAAATGAGGCATTGCCTGTCTGTGATGCACGCCAAAGCCCACAATACCAAATGCGAG ATTCTTTGGAGTGCAAGAAACCAGGAGGGTGTCGGCACCACTCTTGGTGAAGAAGTTGAGCAGGTCAACAGCTATCTCTCAAGATGTGCCCTGATCACCAAGTATATGGCCAAGTCAG TAAGAATTGACATGCTTACTGTACATGCCATAGGGTGGAATCAGCGCAAAGAGGATGGCCTTCACATTGCCTTGTCTTCCAGATTTAAAAAG ACAGTGGAAAAGACCTGGGAAGTTTCTGAGAACCTGAAGAAGCTGCAGGACCAGATGCATTGCTGTGATGGCATGCTAAAACAGTGGGTTGCTGATGTCAAGCAGTGGGCCAGTAGCG ATCGCAACAAAAGGCGTCAGAAAATAACCCAAAAGATAGCCCAGGAGAAGAAACGGTTGCTAGAGGAGATCGTTTGGTACAACCAAAAGCCTGATGTGGACCTGGTGGATACCAGCTCTGTTGTGCAGAACCTCTCCAGCAAGGCTGATGAGCGCATGATCTGGCCATGGCAGGAGCAGAACAAAG ACGGTGTTGACATCCTGACCAAGAAGAAGCTATTTGACCTGCATATGCTTGCTTCAAGACTGGCAGAGGAAAAGGAGATCCTGGTGAAAGAGATGATGCAACACTGTCAGTACCTCAAGGAGGCATGCACCAAAGTCCAGTCTCTGATGGTCACCATTTCAGGGAGCATACAGACAGGAA GCTATCCAAATGGCTTCACAGAAAAGGGGTCCAAAGGCCTCATCTGTGTTCTTCAGAGAAGGTTGAAAGACCTAAAGCTTAAACAGAGGACTGTTGCAGGCACCTACAGAGGCATTCTCGAACCAGGTGTCAGactggtggaagaggaggacggggaACTGGAGGAAGACATGGATTCGCAGAGTGATGACAGCtcggaggatgaggatgatggagaggaggtGTAG
- the LOC132464784 gene encoding uncharacterized protein LOC132464784 isoform X2, translating into MYRGEIFADPMFLQKDLQSAKFLAMDVTCRYVAYMNKVSEALTHLKPLQEMRHCLSVMHAKAHNTKCEILWSARNQEGVGTTLGEEVEQVNSYLSRCALITKYMAKSVRIDMLTVHAIGWNQRKEDGLHIALSSRFKKTWEVSENLKKLQDQMHCCDGMLKQWVADVKQWASSGSAAASVDAVRGLQISIESLFVSIRHKKQFLYIHNDRNKRRQKITQKIAQEKKRLLEEIVWYNQKPDVDLVDTSSVVQNLSSKADERMIWPWQEQNKDGVDILTKKKLFDLHMLASRLAEEKEILVKEMMQHCQYLKEACTKVQSLMVTISGSIQTGSYPNGFTEKGSKGLICVLQRRLKDLKLKQRTVAGTYRGILEPGVRLVEEEDGELEEDMDSQSDDSSEDEDDGEEV; encoded by the exons ATGTATCGAGGAGAAATCTTTGCGGATCCAATGTTTCTCCAAAAAGATCTCCAGAGCGCAAAGTTTTTGGCAATGGACGTGACCTGCCGATACGTGGCTTACATGAATAAGGTGTCAGAGGCACTGACTCATCTCAAACCTCTTCAGGAAATGAGGCATTGCCTGTCTGTGATGCACGCCAAAGCCCACAATACCAAATGCGAG ATTCTTTGGAGTGCAAGAAACCAGGAGGGTGTCGGCACCACTCTTGGTGAAGAAGTTGAGCAGGTCAACAGCTATCTCTCAAGATGTGCCCTGATCACCAAGTATATGGCCAAGTCAG TAAGAATTGACATGCTTACTGTACATGCCATAGGGTGGAATCAGCGCAAAGAGGATGGCCTTCACATTGCCTTGTCTTCCAGATTTAAAAAG ACCTGGGAAGTTTCTGAGAACCTGAAGAAGCTGCAGGACCAGATGCATTGCTGTGATGGCATGCTAAAACAGTGGGTTGCTGATGTCAAGCAGTGGGCCAGTAGCG GAAGTGCAGCTGCTAGTGTTGATGCTGTTCGGGGTCTGCAGATCTCGATCGAATCGCTCTTCGTGAGCATACGGCACAAGAAGCAATTCCTCTACATACATAATG ATCGCAACAAAAGGCGTCAGAAAATAACCCAAAAGATAGCCCAGGAGAAGAAACGGTTGCTAGAGGAGATCGTTTGGTACAACCAAAAGCCTGATGTGGACCTGGTGGATACCAGCTCTGTTGTGCAGAACCTCTCCAGCAAGGCTGATGAGCGCATGATCTGGCCATGGCAGGAGCAGAACAAAG ACGGTGTTGACATCCTGACCAAGAAGAAGCTATTTGACCTGCATATGCTTGCTTCAAGACTGGCAGAGGAAAAGGAGATCCTGGTGAAAGAGATGATGCAACACTGTCAGTACCTCAAGGAGGCATGCACCAAAGTCCAGTCTCTGATGGTCACCATTTCAGGGAGCATACAGACAGGAA GCTATCCAAATGGCTTCACAGAAAAGGGGTCCAAAGGCCTCATCTGTGTTCTTCAGAGAAGGTTGAAAGACCTAAAGCTTAAACAGAGGACTGTTGCAGGCACCTACAGAGGCATTCTCGAACCAGGTGTCAGactggtggaagaggaggacggggaACTGGAGGAAGACATGGATTCGCAGAGTGATGACAGCtcggaggatgaggatgatggagaggaggtGTAG
- the LOC132464784 gene encoding uncharacterized protein LOC132464784 isoform X5: MYRGEIFADPMFLQKDLQSAKFLAMDVTCRYVAYMNKVSEALTHLKPLQEMRHCLSVMHAKAHNTKCEILWSARNQEGVGTTLGEEVEQVNSYLSRCALITKYMAKSVRIDMLTVHAIGWNQRKEDGLHIALSSRFKKTWEVSENLKKLQDQMHCCDGMLKQWVADVKQWASSDRNKRRQKITQKIAQEKKRLLEEIVWYNQKPDVDLVDTSSVVQNLSSKADERMIWPWQEQNKDGVDILTKKKLFDLHMLASRLAEEKEILVKEMMQHCQYLKEACTKVQSLMVTISGSIQTGSYPNGFTEKGSKGLICVLQRRLKDLKLKQRTVAGTYRGILEPGVRLVEEEDGELEEDMDSQSDDSSEDEDDGEEV, translated from the exons ATGTATCGAGGAGAAATCTTTGCGGATCCAATGTTTCTCCAAAAAGATCTCCAGAGCGCAAAGTTTTTGGCAATGGACGTGACCTGCCGATACGTGGCTTACATGAATAAGGTGTCAGAGGCACTGACTCATCTCAAACCTCTTCAGGAAATGAGGCATTGCCTGTCTGTGATGCACGCCAAAGCCCACAATACCAAATGCGAG ATTCTTTGGAGTGCAAGAAACCAGGAGGGTGTCGGCACCACTCTTGGTGAAGAAGTTGAGCAGGTCAACAGCTATCTCTCAAGATGTGCCCTGATCACCAAGTATATGGCCAAGTCAG TAAGAATTGACATGCTTACTGTACATGCCATAGGGTGGAATCAGCGCAAAGAGGATGGCCTTCACATTGCCTTGTCTTCCAGATTTAAAAAG ACCTGGGAAGTTTCTGAGAACCTGAAGAAGCTGCAGGACCAGATGCATTGCTGTGATGGCATGCTAAAACAGTGGGTTGCTGATGTCAAGCAGTGGGCCAGTAGCG ATCGCAACAAAAGGCGTCAGAAAATAACCCAAAAGATAGCCCAGGAGAAGAAACGGTTGCTAGAGGAGATCGTTTGGTACAACCAAAAGCCTGATGTGGACCTGGTGGATACCAGCTCTGTTGTGCAGAACCTCTCCAGCAAGGCTGATGAGCGCATGATCTGGCCATGGCAGGAGCAGAACAAAG ACGGTGTTGACATCCTGACCAAGAAGAAGCTATTTGACCTGCATATGCTTGCTTCAAGACTGGCAGAGGAAAAGGAGATCCTGGTGAAAGAGATGATGCAACACTGTCAGTACCTCAAGGAGGCATGCACCAAAGTCCAGTCTCTGATGGTCACCATTTCAGGGAGCATACAGACAGGAA GCTATCCAAATGGCTTCACAGAAAAGGGGTCCAAAGGCCTCATCTGTGTTCTTCAGAGAAGGTTGAAAGACCTAAAGCTTAAACAGAGGACTGTTGCAGGCACCTACAGAGGCATTCTCGAACCAGGTGTCAGactggtggaagaggaggacggggaACTGGAGGAAGACATGGATTCGCAGAGTGATGACAGCtcggaggatgaggatgatggagaggaggtGTAG